tctctgccaGAAATAGTTCGGCGAGTATACACTGCCTACACCGGAACTTTCGGTGAACATCGAAACTTTCGGtgtatgtaatttttctacgtacagagaagaattcgcCAATTTCAAACACtaccaactcgagttagacatgaacaagaataaatatccacaaacacatgctaaccaagttcaagacaTATTAACTATAGTCGATACCTTATCACATACAAACTAAGGTATTTATCCAATTGATTTCTTAGTTTGGATTGGCATTATACCTGGTGGTTGGAATGGATCTTATTGTCGCATCTCAAAGGGAAAAGAGATACAAAAGAGACCCTTTTATATTGAGATTCATGAACTTTGTTATCACCATTGCTTCTTTAGAGACTTCACTGGCTTTGTGCTAGCTAGACTGCTAGTAGCCTAGTACTAGCATTATCCAATGCAGTAAAGTGGATAGAGATGAACTTATCTCCTGTATGAAAGATAGGTTGATGATTCCCTGATTATCTACAGTTTGTGCGCAAATGTCCCGATGGAGCTGCTTGCTACAGTGAAGGAGGCTGTCCAAATGATTCGTGAATACCTGAAGGACGAACCACGGTTAACATTACTCTGCAATAAACTGCAGTTAGGCTGCTTCTCTCTTAGATATTGAAAAACCAGTATTTAAGCATGCAGATATCTGCTTGTCTATGCTCAAACTTGAACAATCTGTTCCACTGCAGGCTTGATATCAATGAGATCATCGATGGGACGAGCAAAACTAGCGAAGCTTCATTTTGTGCGGAGAGTTCTCCCGCACCCTCTCGTCCCTCTGAGCAAAACTAGCGAATGCTTTACTCTTCTTATTGGCCGTAAGCTTTAAGCTGAAGCTCTTGTAATGTGTCCATACAGGGTAAGTTGGCAAATGGTATTGCCAAGTCAAGCAAAGGGAGACCAGCGAAGAAACCAAAGACCGAGGTAGGATCCAAGAGCATCAAAGACATGTTCCGTAGGGTCACAAGGAGCCATATAACCCAGGCCTGACGGATTTTGCCATCAACGCCTCAGAAATTGGAGCTGCCAAAAATTATCCCCATATTGGATTTGTACACATGCCATTTTTGGTTCCCAGCCCAGCAAGGCAGCAACCACTCTGTGAAATCCCATGTATTTAAGCTGCAGAATGATTCATGCAGCCGAACGACTAACTGCAGAATGATTCGGGCAGTGAGCCTGTACTACCCTACTGGGATGTATTTGTACCGTAATTCTTCGTACCGCCTTCCTGGCACAAGAGCTAAACGGTTGCTGTTGTCTGAGTAATCTAAACTGGTCCATTCAGGGTTACTTGCATATGCTTAAGGATGGACAAAGCTAACCGTTCTTTAGCCTTTTGCCATGGATACTTGGGATTAGCTATATAATGCCTTCGCCGGAGTGGTTAATTGAGCGTGAGGTCGTTTGGAGCGTCCCTCCACAAAATTTAACTATGGTTACTGAAGACATTAACTCATAACATAAGCCAAATTCTGGCCCAGTTTAGTCCAACACATGCCAAAAATTTGGCTAGCCAATGTTTGGTGGGGCTAGCGTGGGCTGAATCCAAACAGCTCCTTCATCTTCAGCTGAATCCTATGATCTAAATTAAGCTCGCCCCTGTCTGCCCTACATAAGTTTACAGTAAGAGTAACTCTAACACTCACGCTATCATGTCCTCTATGTTCAAAGTAGCATGTGCAACTCTAAAACCAGTCTCCAATAGACATAATAACGCACATGCTATTTATAGATGCCCTCTAAATTGCCTTGTTCGCTTGTCCTGCCTAGACCGCCTTTCAGCAACCGTAGACTCTGTAGAGAGACGACTCAGACGAGAGAGGCCAGCAGCCAGTTAATTAGCTTTTGCTTCAAAAATTTATATCTTCTCTCCTCTTTCATGAATTCAAAAAGTGATTTTATAGAGCTCAAACAATCACAATGATTTTTGTACTAATAGAATAAATACCAAAGAATCCATTTTTTAACTGGTTCCCACTAAAAATATCTCAAAATTTGACTATTTTTGtactttgcttgaatttttagggcataaatttaattcccaaaaattagaaaaaattcatgaatattcatataaactaatgtactaatttataaaattattaataaccCTAAGTTGCATAGTGTTTTTGTGAGTTCCTTAATAACACATCAATTTCACattaagttttaaattattcGTAATTTGTTGTaaaattctttctcttttcAGTAGTTGCGCAAAGTTTTAAATGAGATTTCACATTATCGTTATAAATATAGTcattacaaatatattattagttatagaatactattaaaaataagagagaatatagaagaTAAAATATTGATGTGTTGTTGAAGTGGTGGAGTAATACGAAGAaagaatatttatatataacaaTCTATATAGAAATATAAATAGTGTATTATAGATGGTCTATTGAAGTTGCTCTAATTGTTGCCACCGTACCTCCACTTTAGTGTTCTATCCACTAAGAAGTTTAAACCAGAGATGTCCAAATGAGTGGTCCGGCACGGCACGAGCCCAGTTAGGCACGACCCGCTTTGGGCACGGCCTGTTACAgcccgttagctaaacgggtCGTGGCTGTAGCCCAGGCACAACTTGTTAAGATCGGGACGTGCCGCGGGCCGGCACGATAGAcccaataatatttttttgccTGTCGGCCCATTAACATGTgaaaattggaaaaaatatcaaaaaactGCCGGATGTTAGGATTGAACTCACATCTCATATATGGGAAACAACCACTCTACCACCCTATTAAGCATCTCTTTATGTATTAGggataaacaaattatataaaatcttagaaaaatagaaaaacttaaatgggTCGTACTGTGCCGCCCCGGCGTGCCGCGGCTTCAGCTCAGACACGGCCCGCCTAACCATCCCTGGACCGGGCCATTTTTCCCGTGCCACGGGCTGGCCGTTAAACCCAGCCCAGTTAACCATCTTTAGTTTAAACATCCTCAGTAAGCTGAGATAATCTTACCCTCCTAGGTGTTAATCAGTTCAGATTTTATATATGCATCATCCACATAATAGCTGTTTTCCACACTTTCTCCTAGTGATAATCTTCTCACTCTCATGACCATCAAACATATTTGGTTGACAGGCTAAGGCTCACGCTATCTTGATTAGTGAGACACAACCCACCATTAAGGTGTTATTAAACAGCTGCATAGGTATCTGGTCAAAAGATAGCTTGGTTATGCAAGTGCTCTAGCACTGCTAATGCATGTGCTTTTGACACTTCACCTTTTTTTAGGGGAGCTCTGTGATTTACTGGCAATAGCTTATCTATCAAAGTAATTTTATTTGTCAGTAGAATTTTAGTAATAAGTATTCTACTTGGTGTTTCAAGCACCAGTATGTTTGTGAAATCTTTATAGTAGTTGGATGGTACATATTCTACTAGAATTGGGATGCTCTTACAGTGAAGTTACGTCGACTTCGAGTCATTAATCTCATATGGATAGATAATATCCGATCCTACAGTACTTCATGAACCGTATTGCAAACTATTATAGCTCCTCCACGTATTACTGTTCCCTCTGAATTCTGCCCTCTACACATATCGTCGACCGGCCGGCGCTCTCCGTCTCTGGCTTCTGCCTTCTGCCTTCCGCACGCGTCGCCGCCCATCCACCGTGAGAGATCGCCGGGGCGAGGCCAGGctaggccaggccagccatcgcGGCGCCCTTCGTCTACCGCAGCTTCTCCATCGCGACAGTACGTTAGCTCTCCCCTTCTATCCCCCCTGATGCTGATAGAGAAAGACTGCGTTTCTGATGGGTTttctccctcgccgccgcttcgcTCCGAGGggagggcgggggggggggggggatgggtTGGTGTTGCGCCACCGGCCACCAGAGCTCGCCGGGGTGATAGATCCgccatggggggggggggggggggaggttgcgccgccggccgcctcTGGCGGCCGCCAGAGCTCGTCGGGGCGGGTAGATCCGCCCCTGCCTCCAGGACAACTATGACTCAGTGCATGCTAAATACCAGTCCCCCCAGTTAGCCATTAAACAAgcaatctttaaaaaaatccaGTGATATTTGGAAGGCTTAAGTGctatttctttatttctttcctttttatcAGTTTCTGTGgtagttttcaaatgtttaattttgtggCTAATCACAACTGCATCTCCAAGGTTTTGTTCATGAGAGATTGATAGTTGGATGGCACGGGCTGCTCCAATTTTGGGAGAGATGGACAGGAGGAAAGGGGTTTGGCCCATCATTTCACTCTTGTTGTCTCTATATTTGCAAAAAGTAAATGTGAAATGACCTCTAAATTGACTGGAAACAAGAACGATATATAACACATAATTCATCAATATTGTTACATAGTGGTTCTGAGCAAATCGAAACATTCAGAATGGTCCTAGTGGCAAATAGGAATGCTACGCTGTCATCATGATTTAGACAATCACATCCAATTTTCTATGTAGAAGTTGAGTTTGGGAATGGCTATTTGCTCATGTAAGTAAAACGATATTTTCTGATTCTTTGTGTTATCCAAgtaatatttagtttagaaggAAGTTGCATTAAAAAATTACAGATTTCTTTACTAAAGTATTTGTTTTATGTGGTCTATTTCAAGCGGTTTTTACACACCTTTTGTTTTTCCAGTTTATGTTGACCTAAGATTCGGATAACCGAGTGTTGATGTGATGGACACCCTTCACAACGATCCTTATTCCAGGAGCAGCTTGCAACCACAATTTAGGGAGGCTTCCATGTCCTTTGAGAACAGCACAGTTTTGGATAAGCAAGATGTTGTCAACCCTCGAGTTGGCATGACTTTTGAGACGGTCGATTTGGCATACCAGTTCTACCTAGAGTATGGCTACCGTGCAGGCTTCGGGGTCTCAAAGAGGACATCCCACAGTGTTGATGGGGTCAAATACCGTGCTACATTTGTTTGTTACAAAGGTGGCATTGCTAGGATTAAGCCTGGCCTCAAAGCTCGAAGGAGGCTTGTTGCAAAGACTGGCTGCAAAGCAATGATGGTAGTGAAGTATAGCGCTAGTGAGAACCATTGGGAAGTGGTGTTTGTTGAACTGGAGCATAACCACCCATGCAATCCTGAGATGGTCAGATTCATGATGTGCTTTAAAGATCTTCCTGACTGGCAAAGGGAGCACCGCCCATTCAATGCCAAAACTAGATTGAACCCGAAGATTCACTCTGGTAGAGGCAGGCCACCTAATCAAAACAAAGATTTCATGGTGAGATCCTTTTCGCAGTCAAATTATTCCATTGAGGGCGCAGGTAAGGCTGGAAAGTTGAGGTTTGCAGAGGGTGATGTTGAGGCACTCTTAGTTTTCTTTGATAAGATGCAAGCTCAAAACTCCAACTTCTTTTACAACTGGGACATGGATGATGAAGGCCGACTCAAGAACGTTTGCTGGGTTGATGCTAGATCCAGAGTTGCGTATCAACATTTTTGTGATGTTGTTTGCTTTGATACTGTCTATTTGACATACCAGTTTGTCATTCCATTGGTTGCATTTCTGGGAATCAACCATCATGGGCAGTTTGTGCTGTTAGGATGTGGTCTACTTGGAGATGAGTCTCCAGAGACTTTTTCATGGTTATTCAAAAAGTGGCTAAAATGTATGAATGATAAAGCACCTGAAGCAATTATTACGACACATTCAAGGCCAGTAGTCAAAGCCGTCAGTGAAGTATTTCCAAATACTCGGCACAGATACAATCTTTGGCATATAATGAAAGAACTTCCTGAAATGTCCGGAAGAGTTGAGGATAAGGAGGCAATTAGTCTGAGGATGAAAAAGGTAGTCTATGACACCATTACATCAGCTGATTTTGAGAGGGAGTGGGTTGAAATGATCAATCAGTATAATCTTCATGATAACCAGTGGCTTACAACCTTGTTTGAAGAGAGAGCAAAATGGGTACCAGCATATGTAAAGGATACTTTCTGGGCTGGTATCTCCACTGTTCGTCGTAGTGAACGATTGGAGGCCTTTTTTGATGGATATATTACACCAGAAACCACAATAAAGACATTCATTGAACAATTCGATACTGCTATGAAGCTCAGGTCTGATCGAGAAGCCTACGACGATTTCCGTTCGTTTCAGCAAAGGCCGCAAGTCCTATCTGGTCTTCTGTTTGAGGAGCAATTTTCAAATGTTTATACGATAAATATGTTCCAGAAGTTCCAGGATCAGTTGAAGCAGCTGATGAATGTGAATTGTACTGAAGTCAGTAGGAATGGTTCAATAGTGACTTACAATGTGACTGTAATTGGAAAGGAGAGGAAGTTTGACTACAGAGTGATGTACAACAGTGCCGAGAAAGAAGTATGGTGCATCTGCAGGTCAATCCAGTTTAAAGGTATTTTATGTAGCCATGCTCTTGCTGTCTTGAAGCAAGAGCTTGTGATGCTCATACCTCCCAAGTATATTCTCGATCGGTGGCGGAAGGattataaatgccctgaggaaccTAAGGAAACTCCCATTTCACCGAAAGTGGCAAAAGCTACAGGGAAGGGCACGAAACCAGAAAATGTTCGTGAAGATAAAGTGGACAATCTCTACAAGAATGGCCACCAGTACTTCGCCGACATTGTGGAAATGGGAGCTACTGATCCTGATGCAATGGAGTATGTCCTGTCTGTGATGAAAGAAGCTAAAGAGAAAGTACGCAAGTTTGAGGAATCTCGAAAAGATAAAAGGCCTGGAGAAAGTCCAGTTTCTGCTGGTAAAAAAGGCACTAAGTCTTTGAAGCCATCCACAGAAGATGTTGGTAATGCAACATCAGCTTCGACACCTATGCCTGCAGCAGTGGCTACAGTCGCGGTGGCTTCATCTGTACAAATGGCAGCAGCACCAACAATGATGGCTATGGCTCCTACTTCGGCAGCTGTGCCCCCAGGAATGATTTTAGTACCAATGCACCCGCATCCCATGGTTTTCCCACCCTTTGCCCCTGCAGTTCCACCAGCAGTACCACCCATAGCCCCACCTGCTGCACCAGCAACCAATGTAGGGGTTGTCTCTTCAAACTCCTCGAAGAAGCGGAAGAAAAGAAAGGGGAATAATTGATCCTCTGATACTGATGAAGTAAGCTGCCTTCGGTGTGCTGGTCCTATTGTATTGTGTTATAATGCTTCCCAAAATTTGATCTGTTCATATTATCTCACCACTGTCTCTGTTCCTTGACTTTAATGTTCCAGGTCTAACACAAGATGTGCCTGGTGAAATTAAAAGAGTTTGATCTTACATTATGCATCAGGCCTCAAGATGCACGTGTACTATTTATTTACCTTAAACGTCAGcaggacgagctgcccgccggaCTGCCTGCGTAGGTTACTGTAATGCCTTCGGCTTGAACCTgctgatatttttttaatggttGAACCTACTGATCTTAATTAGTGCAGATTTGGAGTGCCCTTAGTGTACATGCCCTTTGAGTTGGAAGTAACCTGACATGTAGTGCAATTTATGAATGTAAAATACCTGTTTCTGAtcctatggattttatttttggGCAAGGACCTGATCTTAAGGATTATGACTTACGAGCAGGATGATATTATTCGAGTTTTCACCAAAGTCTGTAGTCACACTGTATTTATGGGCAGCTGCCGATGCTAGTTTCTTCTTTAGGCGGATGATAATTTTCAGAAGGTAAATGGATTGTAGAGTTATTTCCCATTACTGTACATAACTTCGGCATCTGTTGTGAACTTAAGATGTGGAGATACTGAAGCATGGCGTGGATAGCAGTGATATGGCTGGTCGGACTGATGGCCCCCATATGGATTATGGGTTATTTTCAGTGTCACTAgtcatcattttcttttcctttctagCCGCAATGTATACGGTTCAAATAGCTCTGATGCAGTTTGGTGAGTTGGTTTCCATTTTCTGTCGTCGTGACTTGGTTATCTGATCTTGTTCAGAGGCGGGGGATGTCATGTCTGCTGAATCTAGAAAACAGTTCTGATGCAGTTCGGTGCGGATTGAATGAGCCTTTGATGGCTTGCACTTCCCCTGGCAGAAGAAAATGGGGGTGCAGCTGGACAAGGAATGTGATGTTCAGATAATCATGACAGCTTTTCTTTACCTGCATGAGTTCTATACTTCTATCAAACAATGTGTTTACTAGGCACCATcaaggttcacgttaccgaccggagctcggttatcGAGCTCCGGTGGTAACCGAAATCTCacggtaatcgcggttaccggtcaaaaattcaaaaaaaatcggagaaaattcattcagcaaaatcgtgtttttgccctctcggtaaccgctcggttttggtcggttaccgagcgattttttcgtatttttgatttggtcggttaccggttttctcaatttatcgagcggtttttattgaatttcagcgcagttcaacaaaaaacctaaaaaatggctcaatcttgtaaaatcaataaataattcatctgagcttcaaatcaagtgaaacaaattttgttggctttcttttaacatgatctacatgataaaagtatttatactcataaaaagttcaaaattttctgtgagaaattttatttgttaaaccaagttaaatgcatagtttactctttgctaatccaaaaatcatgaaactaattttattagtcttcttacatgatcctgtatcttttaaaaatacatggactcatgaattagttattgtaacatgcatgattgtgtaaatgtgttgcgactagattaattcataactgacccatcacacctcaaaaattagtgaaaccactttcattagcttatttatactatgatttacgtagaaaaaataatagtagatatgaaaaagttaattacagtgctgtttcttaacatattcactttatgcttgtgaactttgtaaaaatcatagataatttaataaaactctaaataaagtgaaattaattttaaagattctcttaaaatacgttttatacaagaaaaatatgtttttgcatgttacacttttccttaacgtgagttaataactgagccgcacgcttcaattttttttatttttttcaaactttctccctatagaatatgatgcaaacgatattatttttgaatttttttcacagaaggtcttagaattgtgtctagtttttttgaagaattgtttgaattttttttttgaattttttattttttcaaattttttaattcaaatttcggttaccgttcggtttctgaaaccggaccggaccgagaatgtcgataaccgtgatttttgaacggttaccgacggttttttaaaCCTGGGCACTATAGGGTTCTCATTGAGTAGTGTTTTCTttgccttttcctttttcctgagCTGTAACAGCCGAAGACAGGCAGACAGCTTTCATCCACGAAGCCCAGAAAACCAGAAACCCCACGTTAGAAGGCCCGGAAAGCTTTCTGAGATCtgagatttatttatttttatatttcgaaaataaaaattacaatccatttaaaaattaaaaaataaattattggcACATGTTGGAAGAACGATAAGTATCTATTTCAatagttttttgaattttgagagtaatggAACATATTATTTTAGCTTTCTTCCAATAGGTAactgtagcatatttttgtatttttaaaacaaatgccaatttttgtatttttttgatttttaaatatctctactactttaaaaaatatgttatggTCGTTCCAAGAAAGGCAGAACGTCCTGccaccccctctcctctcccaaggTGTGACAGGTGGTCCCTCCGCACATCGCGCTCTCTCCACTTCGGTTCCTTTCCCGATCCGCATCGCCgcaaccctcctccaccacatcctctccctctctggCCCCGCCCCgcacctcctcgtgctcctctcC
This genomic window from Phragmites australis chromosome 7, lpPhrAust1.1, whole genome shotgun sequence contains:
- the LOC133924418 gene encoding protein FAR1-RELATED SEQUENCE 6-like, with amino-acid sequence MDTLHNDPYSRSSLQPQFREASMSFENSTVLDKQDVVNPRVGMTFETVDLAYQFYLEYGYRAGFGVSKRTSHSVDGVKYRATFVCYKGGIARIKPGLKARRRLVAKTGCKAMMVVKYSASENHWEVVFVELEHNHPCNPEMVRFMMCFKDLPDWQREHRPFNAKTRLNPKIHSGRGRPPNQNKDFMVRSFSQSNYSIEGAGKAGKLRFAEGDVEALLVFFDKMQAQNSNFFYNWDMDDEGRLKNVCWVDARSRVAYQHFCDVVCFDTVYLTYQFVIPLVAFLGINHHGQFVLLGCGLLGDESPETFSWLFKKWLKCMNDKAPEAIITTHSRPVVKAVSEVFPNTRHRYNLWHIMKELPEMSGRVEDKEAISLRMKKVVYDTITSADFEREWVEMINQYNLHDNQWLTTLFEERAKWVPAYVKDTFWAGISTVRRSERLEAFFDGYITPETTIKTFIEQFDTAMKLRSDREAYDDFRSFQQRPQVLSGLLFEEQFSNVYTINMFQKFQDQLKQLMNVNCTEVSRNGSIVTYNVTVIGKERKFDYRVMYNSAEKEVWCICRSIQFKGILCSHALAVLKQELVMLIPPKYILDRWRKDYKCPEEPKETPISPKVAKATGKGTKPENVREDKVDNLYKNGHQYFADIVEMGATDPDAMEYVLSVMKEAKEKVRKFEESRKDKRPGESPVSAGKKGTKSLKPSTEDVGNATSASTPMPAAVATVAVASSVQMAAAPTMMAMAPTSAAVPPGMILVPMHPHPMVFPPFAPAVPPAVPPIAPPAAPATNVGVVSSNSSKKRKKRKGNN